A section of the Falco biarmicus isolate bFalBia1 chromosome 3, bFalBia1.pri, whole genome shotgun sequence genome encodes:
- the LOC130145541 gene encoding acrosin-like, which produces MWRVVIGATRLTQLGPEAQVRNIKRLLLHQGYSNITQRNDIALLELDQPVQCNAYVQLACVPDASLRVSQLKNCYISGWGATTARCEYRGSTRVPSASLARSGPLLGLPDSRGQSPSQPAGTYAS; this is translated from the coding sequence ATGTGGCGCGTGGTGATCGGTGCCACCCGGCTGACTCAGCTGGGCCCTGAGGCCCAGGTGCGCAACATCAAGCGGCTGCTCCTTCACCAAGGCTACAGTAACATCACGCAGAGGAacgacattgccttgctggagctggaccaGCCTGTGCAGTGCAACGCCTACGTTCAGCTTGCCTGCGTGCCCGATGCCTCGCTGAGAGTCTCGCAGCTGAAAAACTGCTACATCAGCGGCTGGGGTGCCACGACTGCAAGATGTGAGTACCGCGGAAGTACTCGTGTGCCGAGCGCAAGCTTGGCACGCTCGGGGCCATTGCTTGGGCTTCCTGACAGCAGAGGCCAGAGCCCGAGTCAGCCTGCGGGGACGTATGCCTCTTGA